A genomic window from Thermococcus celericrescens includes:
- a CDS encoding C69 family dipeptidase: protein MGRLIYFPPLFWKGGTMCDILVATPEATKEGITLFAKNSDREPNEAQILELIPRTKHEEGKVRLTYVDFPQVKETYAVILSRPWWMWGAEMGVNEFELAIGNTAVFTKVKVPEKGITGMDMIRLALERTKSAKEALEFITGIVEQGLQGGNGSKSHKLYYFSSFMISDPKEAWVLETVGKEWVAKRIEGVYSISNALTIENDWDMASEGVERLARKGSFSFAGHFSDRFYTHFARGRERRAFTLAKLKEREGEITLEYMMFLLRSHSFEPYRQEKGSMRDICMHYGGLTRPSQTASSQVSELGKGLHWFTGTSNPCLSIFKPVTFEGGLPDLGRTPMDKYDPETYWWRFEAFHRKFLTNYLNYIEDFARERDRLQAEIIEKAREIEKTPEDLKALTEWAFREEAKLLERWEKLVKPGRLPFLFGRSWRKVNEEAGLKLEG from the coding sequence GTGGGAAGGCTCATATACTTCCCACCCCTATTCTGGAAGGGTGGAACCATGTGTGATATTCTCGTGGCCACTCCCGAGGCCACCAAGGAAGGAATAACTCTCTTCGCCAAGAACAGCGACCGCGAGCCGAACGAAGCTCAGATCCTTGAGTTGATACCGAGAACCAAGCACGAGGAAGGGAAGGTCAGGCTGACCTACGTGGACTTTCCCCAGGTCAAGGAAACCTACGCGGTAATCCTCTCCCGCCCCTGGTGGATGTGGGGGGCGGAGATGGGCGTGAACGAGTTCGAGCTGGCGATAGGCAACACCGCCGTCTTCACGAAGGTCAAGGTGCCAGAGAAGGGAATAACCGGAATGGACATGATACGCCTCGCCCTTGAGAGGACCAAGAGTGCGAAAGAGGCTTTGGAGTTCATAACCGGCATCGTTGAGCAGGGTTTGCAGGGTGGAAACGGGAGCAAAAGCCACAAGCTCTACTACTTCAGCTCCTTCATGATATCCGACCCCAAGGAGGCGTGGGTTCTTGAGACGGTTGGGAAGGAGTGGGTTGCCAAGAGAATCGAGGGTGTTTATTCCATCTCCAATGCGCTGACGATTGAGAATGACTGGGACATGGCATCGGAGGGCGTCGAGAGGCTCGCGAGAAAGGGTTCTTTCAGCTTTGCGGGGCACTTCTCGGACCGCTTTTACACCCACTTCGCCCGCGGCAGGGAGAGGAGGGCCTTCACGCTGGCGAAGCTGAAGGAACGTGAGGGCGAGATAACGCTCGAATACATGATGTTCCTTCTGCGCTCCCACTCCTTTGAGCCCTACCGCCAGGAGAAGGGCTCGATGAGGGACATCTGCATGCACTACGGCGGCTTAACGAGACCCTCTCAGACGGCTTCATCTCAAGTTTCCGAGCTTGGAAAGGGCCTCCACTGGTTCACAGGTACATCAAACCCCTGCCTGAGCATCTTCAAGCCGGTGACCTTCGAGGGCGGCCTTCCGGACCTTGGGAGAACTCCAATGGACAAATACGACCCCGAGACCTATTGGTGGCGCTTTGAGGCATTTCACAGGAAGTTTCTGACGAACTACCTGAACTACATCGAGGACTTCGCCCGCGAGAGGGATAGACTGCAGGCCGAGATAATCGAGAAGGCGAGAGAGATTGAGAAGACGCCGGAGGATCTAAAGGCGCTGACGGAGTGGGCCTTCAGGGAAGAAGCCAAGCTCCTCGAAAGGTGGGAAAAGCTGGTGAAGCCCGGAAGGCTTCCCTTCCTCTTCGGGCGGAGCTGGAGAAAGGTCAACGAAGAGGCAGGACTCAAGCTGGAGGGTTGA
- a CDS encoding endonuclease/exonuclease/phosphatase family protein, translated as MKVDERDKILLGLGTGVLLASSLRVFVAGAYSSLEKTFFYGMNFPSGLGILLLLLAAFLVGRIGRKVGAAIMVAYALALLATDATEYVHLVAAFALPVALALVKELDVKYLAMGLVADLSLRVLAVGGEPADFPHTRVVLALFLLLGAYALWKEPGTLKKPGFGLYAFAALLELGLIYPNVVMRYSGMTVYYLPEFIGFSLLLALALLLGPHLARKPTVAMALLIVGSATLFLKPLSLVGLPLALASTIALVESAKGSRGGVIGAVYLFIVATLALGAYVGRDIGLPFMEDRLEALILAASVVYALSAYGKSAEVSLPSAKEIAGPLIGLVLASVIVLAIFNAGPTYDEAKRDVLIWTYNVHQGFGPYDGTFNGYELVNLLAEQKPDVWLAQEVVGGMIGNGYQDVPLFISAHLGYAYEYKPAVEGTYGIAVFSHWHMKTEAELNLESVGQARPAQKVSIEELGITVVNVHMGLSEEERAMQAEELLKFAENSPVAQIIAGDTNAEPDERAIGILTRDYRDAFPERPPYTFLWERNGVRDEENIDYILLKKDWPAEVKDHGCLCDVEVSDHRPVWAVIELP; from the coding sequence ATGAAGGTGGACGAGAGGGATAAAATACTGCTCGGTCTTGGAACGGGGGTGCTGTTGGCATCGTCCCTCAGGGTCTTTGTGGCCGGAGCGTACTCGAGTCTGGAGAAGACCTTCTTTTATGGAATGAACTTTCCATCCGGGCTGGGAATTCTCCTGCTCCTCCTGGCGGCCTTCCTCGTGGGGAGAATTGGTCGGAAGGTCGGGGCGGCAATAATGGTCGCCTACGCCCTCGCACTCCTCGCCACCGATGCCACAGAGTACGTCCACCTCGTAGCGGCCTTTGCCCTGCCGGTGGCCCTTGCGCTCGTCAAGGAGCTTGACGTCAAGTACCTTGCCATGGGACTCGTTGCCGACCTTTCACTCCGTGTCCTGGCCGTTGGCGGCGAGCCTGCTGACTTCCCCCACACGAGGGTTGTCCTGGCGCTCTTCCTGCTCCTGGGGGCCTATGCTCTCTGGAAGGAACCGGGAACGCTCAAAAAGCCTGGTTTTGGCCTCTACGCCTTCGCGGCCCTGCTCGAGCTGGGGCTGATTTACCCCAACGTGGTGATGCGCTACTCCGGAATGACGGTCTATTATCTTCCGGAGTTTATCGGCTTCTCCCTGCTCCTTGCCCTTGCCCTGCTCCTTGGCCCGCACCTGGCGAGGAAGCCAACGGTCGCGATGGCGCTCCTGATAGTCGGCTCGGCGACGCTCTTCCTCAAGCCCCTCTCGCTGGTTGGTCTTCCCCTCGCCCTGGCATCGACCATTGCCCTCGTTGAAAGCGCGAAGGGCAGCAGAGGGGGAGTCATCGGGGCTGTTTACCTGTTCATTGTAGCCACGCTCGCCCTCGGGGCCTACGTCGGCAGGGATATAGGCCTGCCCTTCATGGAGGATCGGCTTGAGGCCCTTATCCTGGCCGCCTCGGTGGTCTACGCCCTCAGCGCCTACGGGAAGAGCGCCGAGGTAAGCCTTCCAAGCGCGAAGGAGATCGCCGGCCCGCTCATCGGTCTCGTCCTGGCCTCGGTCATCGTCCTGGCCATCTTCAACGCGGGTCCCACCTACGACGAGGCCAAGAGAGACGTCCTAATCTGGACATACAACGTCCACCAGGGGTTCGGGCCGTACGACGGAACGTTCAACGGCTACGAGCTTGTGAACCTTCTCGCCGAGCAGAAGCCCGACGTGTGGCTCGCCCAGGAAGTTGTTGGCGGAATGATAGGCAACGGCTACCAGGACGTCCCCCTCTTCATCTCCGCCCACCTCGGCTATGCCTACGAGTACAAGCCGGCCGTTGAGGGGACCTACGGAATAGCGGTCTTCTCCCACTGGCACATGAAGACCGAGGCCGAGCTGAACCTCGAGAGCGTGGGCCAGGCGAGACCGGCTCAGAAGGTCTCCATCGAGGAGCTGGGCATAACGGTGGTGAACGTCCACATGGGCCTCAGCGAGGAGGAGAGAGCCATGCAGGCGGAGGAGCTCTTGAAGTTTGCCGAGAACTCGCCGGTGGCCCAGATAATAGCGGGCGACACCAACGCCGAGCCGGATGAGAGGGCGATAGGGATACTCACGCGCGACTACCGCGACGCCTTCCCCGAGAGGCCGCCCTACACGTTCCTCTGGGAGCGCAACGGTGTCAGGGACGAGGAGAACATCGACTACATCCTGCTCAAGAAGGACTGGCCGGCCGAGGTTAAGGACCACGGCTGCCTCTGCGACGTGGAGGTTTCGGACCACAGGCCGGTGTGGGCGGTCATCGAGCTGCCGTGA